The region CGGCCATGCCGCCGGGGGCGGCGCTGAGGAAGGCGGTGGCCCCGCTGGTGGGGATGGCGGCTGCCAGGCCGTAGCCGATGAGCAGGGAGACGACGAGGAGAACGGCGACATTGGCGAAGGTGTAGGCGAGGATTTTCCGCCATTTGCCGCTGCCGGCGAAGTCGATGGCGCTGCCCATGTAAGCGCCGACGGCTATCTGGGCGGCGTTGAGCAGGGGCTGGGGCACGACGGGCGGCGGGAAGCCGGCGACAACGAGCGGTGCGGTGGCGAGCACCGGCCCGAGGAGGTAAGGGGTGGGGAAGCCGAGGCGCGCCGCCAGCAGGGCGCCGACGACGACCGCGGCGATGTAGGGCAGGGCGGCGGCCGGGTCGGCGACGGCCGGGACGGCCGCCGCGGCGGGGCCGGCGGCGCCGCCGGCCGACAGGCCGTGGGTGACGAGGAAGGGAACGGTGAAGACGGCGGACAGCATCCTGATCGTCTGCATGACGGTGACGACCGTGGCGTCTGCGCCGGCGATTTCCTCGCCGAGCACGACCATCTGCGACAGGCCGCCGGGGACGGTGGCGAGGACGCAGGTGGCGAGGCTGAGGCCGGTCTGACGGTGGGTGATGTAGCCGGCCGCCACGCTGGCGAGGATGAGCACGACCGTCATGCCGAGCATGAGGTGTATTTGGGAGAGGATGTAGAGGCCGACGGCGGCGGTAAAGGGCCGCCCCATTATGTGACCGAGGACCATCAGGCCGGCGTTGCGCAGCTTCACGGGCCAGCAGACCCTCGCTGGCGCGACCCGGCCGAGGACGATGACCGCCGTGAGGGGGCCGAGCATCCACGGCAAAGGGCTGTGAACGCTATAGAACAGCAGGCCACCCGCGACCGCGGCCGCCAGGGTGACGAGGAAGTTTTTCACCATGTTTTCACCGTGTGTGTTTTGCTAACATTATTGTGCGCGATCTTTCTCTCTATACTATTTTGGCCCGCATGCCCAAACTCCTGCGCCGAAATAGGAAAAAACCGCCATGATCCAGCGGTTTCCTGAACAAGCCATGGTTATATTGCTCGTTCTTCAAAAAGTGCAGGCCGTTCAGGGCCGCCAGGTGCAAGGCGCACCGGAGAGCACGGCCGGAGGCGTACTTGGTTGCGTACGCCGAGGAAGGGTTCGAGGAGCAACGCCGCAATGGCGGTCATCGACGGCCTGCCCCGGCAGCAGCGACAATTACTCGCCGCCGTCCATACTGTACCCAAATCTCTCTCTTATAAACTCGATGAACACCGCCGCTATCACCGGGTCGAACTGGCTGCCGGCGTTCCGCCAGATTTCGCGGACGCATTCGCCGAGGGGGACCGGCGTCCGGTAGCAGCGGGACGCGGTCATGGCGTCGAAGGCGTCGCAGAGGGCCAGCATTCTGCTGAAGAGCGGGATTTCCTCGCGGGCCAGGCCGTCGGGATAACCGGTGCCGTCCCAGCGTTCGTGGTGGTGGCGCATGATGCCGACGATGGGGTCCACCCCGTCGACCCCGGACAGCATGGCGGCCCCGTCGGCGGCGTGGAGCCTCATTATCTTGAATTCCGCGGGCGTAAGGCGGCCGGGTTTGGTGAGGATGTTTTCCGGAGTCTTTATTTTGCCGACGTCATGCACGACGCCGACCATGTAAGCGAGGTTGATCTCGTCGGAGTCCATCCCCATCTGGCTGGCAAGCCCCGCCATGAGGTCGGCGACGTGCTCGGCGTGCATGGCGGTGCTGGGGTCGCAGTAGTATATCTGTCGGCAGAAGTCTTCGATG is a window of Selenomonadales bacterium 4137-cl DNA encoding:
- a CDS encoding AbrB family transcriptional regulator; the encoded protein is MVKNFLVTLAAAVAGGLLFYSVHSPLPWMLGPLTAVIVLGRVAPARVCWPVKLRNAGLMVLGHIMGRPFTAAVGLYILSQIHLMLGMTVVLILASVAAGYITHRQTGLSLATCVLATVPGGLSQMVVLGEEIAGADATVVTVMQTIRMLSAVFTVPFLVTHGLSAGGAAGPAAAAVPAVADPAAALPYIAAVVVGALLAARLGFPTPYLLGPVLATAPLVVAGFPPPVVPQPLLNAAQIAVGAYMGSAIDFAGSGKWRKILAYTFANVAVLLVVSLLIGYGLAAAIPTSGATAFLSAAPGGMAEMGLTAILVGGDVSVVVGYHMFRLLFILIILPPLLRRWLGEGRNP
- a CDS encoding HD-GYP domain-containing protein, yielding MKRKKPAGRPLIEQVNMEAIEDFCRQIYYCDPSTAMHAEHVADLMAGLASQMGMDSDEINLAYMVGVVHDVGKIKTPENILTKPGRLTPAEFKIMRLHAADGAAMLSGVDGVDPIVGIMRHHHERWDGTGYPDGLAREEIPLFSRMLALCDAFDAMTASRCYRTPVPLGECVREIWRNAGSQFDPVIAAVFIEFIRERFGYSMDGGE